From Streptomonospora salina, the proteins below share one genomic window:
- a CDS encoding response regulator, whose protein sequence is MDDENTTFAESGAAPRVVIVDDHRLFRSGVRGELGDAVDVIGEAGDVDSAVRAIAEKRPDLVLLDVHLPGGGGSEVLRRVLPQQPDVTFLALSVSDAAEDVIGVVRGGARGYVTKTISGRELADAIVRVADGDAVFSPRLAGFVLDAFSATDAPPMDPELDRLTQREREVLRLIARGYAYKEAAKELFISVKTVETHVSSVLRKLQLSNRHELSRWATARKLV, encoded by the coding sequence GTGGATGACGAGAACACGACCTTCGCCGAAAGCGGCGCGGCGCCCCGCGTCGTGATCGTGGACGACCACCGGCTCTTCCGCAGCGGTGTCCGCGGCGAGCTGGGCGACGCCGTGGACGTCATCGGCGAGGCCGGCGACGTCGACAGCGCGGTCCGGGCCATCGCCGAGAAGCGGCCCGACCTCGTCCTGCTGGACGTCCACCTGCCCGGCGGGGGCGGCAGCGAGGTCCTGCGCCGCGTCCTGCCGCAGCAGCCCGACGTCACGTTCCTCGCGCTGTCGGTGTCCGACGCCGCCGAGGACGTCATCGGGGTCGTGCGCGGCGGCGCGCGCGGCTACGTCACCAAGACCATCTCCGGGCGGGAACTCGCCGACGCCATCGTGCGGGTCGCCGACGGCGACGCGGTGTTCTCCCCGCGCCTGGCCGGGTTCGTGCTGGACGCGTTCTCCGCCACCGACGCCCCGCCCATGGACCCCGAGCTCGATCGCCTCACCCAGCGCGAGCGCGAGGTGCTGCGGCTCATCGCGCGCGGCTACGCCTACAAGGAAGCCGCCAAGGAGTTGTTCATCTCGGTGAAGACCGTCGAGACACACGTGTCCTCGGTGCTGCGCAAGCTCCAGCTGTCCAACCGCCACGAGCTGAGCCGGTGGGCCACCGCGCGCAAGCTCGTATGA
- a CDS encoding nucleoside hydrolase, translating into MRIYVDCDPGIDDALALAYLTASPDADLVGVGSVFGNNYVPATTANALRLMELYGRPEVPVARGAGRALAQPARAAMDVHGENGLGGVELPEPGAAPTEYSAAETLVRSARSAPGEIDVLALGPLTNLALALSIEPRLPELLGRVVIMGGAVRRPGNTTPWAEANVAADPEAAEAVLGAGFATTLVALDVTMRTVATGAWLDALERIEGPRAQTTAAFLRFYTDWYSRVFGTRQCAMHDPLAAAVLLDPGLVVDADEVPVRVELQGAHTRGQTVADLRPNRDPGDQRPAVTLVGDVDGDTFFTRMTDALR; encoded by the coding sequence GTGCGAATCTACGTCGACTGCGATCCGGGGATCGACGACGCGCTGGCGCTCGCCTATCTGACGGCGTCGCCCGACGCCGATCTGGTCGGCGTCGGCTCGGTGTTCGGCAACAACTACGTTCCGGCGACCACCGCGAATGCGCTGCGGCTGATGGAGCTCTACGGACGCCCGGAGGTTCCCGTGGCGCGCGGCGCGGGCCGCGCACTGGCCCAGCCGGCGCGCGCGGCTATGGATGTGCACGGCGAGAACGGGCTGGGCGGGGTCGAACTGCCCGAGCCGGGGGCCGCGCCGACGGAGTACTCGGCGGCCGAAACGCTGGTCCGCAGCGCCCGGTCGGCCCCCGGGGAGATCGACGTGCTCGCGCTCGGCCCGCTGACCAACCTGGCGCTGGCGCTGAGCATCGAGCCGCGGCTGCCCGAACTGCTGGGGCGCGTGGTGATCATGGGCGGGGCCGTGCGCCGTCCCGGCAACACCACCCCCTGGGCCGAAGCCAACGTGGCGGCCGACCCCGAAGCCGCCGAGGCGGTGCTGGGCGCCGGTTTCGCCACCACGCTGGTCGCGTTGGACGTCACGATGCGCACCGTCGCCACGGGCGCGTGGCTGGACGCCCTGGAGCGGATCGAGGGCCCGCGTGCGCAGACCACGGCGGCGTTCCTGCGCTTCTACACCGACTGGTACTCGCGGGTGTTCGGCACCCGCCAATGCGCGATGCACGACCCGCTGGCGGCTGCCGTGCTGCTGGACCCCGGCCTGGTGGTCGACGCCGACGAGGTTCCGGTACGCGTGGAGCTGCAGGGCGCGCACACGCGCGGGCAGACCGTCGCCGATCTGCGCCCCAACCGCGACCCGGGCGACCAACGCCCGGCGGTGACCCTGGTGGGCGACGTGGACGGCGACACGTTCTTCACGCGCATGACCGACGCGCTGCGCTGA
- a CDS encoding Pr6Pr family membrane protein, with the protein MPVAVGLYRAAVAAAAVSGIAMEVARAEALRPFIYFTIQSNTLLAVCFAFAAWAAWRGRPGPPGGLKGAITLYILITGLVFNFVLSDGPTLVPPAGAGELVGEPWWVVDSSDLLHTVAPVLAAADFVLFDRHRRMRWFYAAAWLLYPLAYAVFTTVRGALFPMAGYPYFFLDVSLLGYGGLIRSLLGYGAAFLVLGLALVAADRLLGAPAPERVLRRVRGERSAAAPAAEEAGPGAPAAEAAGPRAAPPGGVV; encoded by the coding sequence ATGCCGGTGGCCGTGGGGCTCTACCGGGCCGCCGTCGCGGCGGCGGCCGTGAGCGGAATCGCCATGGAGGTGGCGCGCGCGGAGGCGCTGCGCCCGTTCATCTACTTCACGATCCAGAGCAACACCCTGCTGGCGGTGTGCTTCGCGTTCGCCGCATGGGCGGCGTGGCGCGGCCGCCCCGGTCCTCCGGGCGGCCTCAAAGGCGCGATCACGCTCTACATTCTGATCACCGGGCTGGTCTTCAACTTCGTGCTGTCCGACGGGCCGACACTGGTCCCTCCGGCCGGCGCGGGCGAGCTGGTCGGCGAGCCGTGGTGGGTCGTGGACTCCAGCGACCTGCTGCACACCGTGGCGCCGGTCCTGGCGGCCGCCGACTTCGTGCTGTTCGACCGCCACCGCCGGATGCGCTGGTTCTACGCGGCCGCGTGGCTGCTGTACCCGCTGGCCTACGCGGTGTTCACCACGGTGCGCGGTGCCCTGTTCCCGATGGCGGGCTATCCCTACTTCTTCCTCGACGTGTCCCTGCTGGGCTACGGCGGGCTGATCCGCAGCCTGCTGGGCTACGGCGCCGCGTTCCTGGTGCTGGGGCTGGCCCTGGTGGCGGCCGACCGGCTGCTCGGGGCACCCGCGCCGGAGCGGGTGCTGCGGCGGGTGCGCGGCGAGCGCTCGGCGGCCGCGCCCGCAGCGGAGGAGGCCGGACCGGGAGCGCCCGCAGCGGAGGCGGCCGGACCGCGGGCGGCACCGCCCGGTGGAGTTGTCTAG
- the pcrA gene encoding DNA helicase PcrA produces MSSSQEQLLEGLNAPQREAVTHAGGPLLIVAGAGSGKTRVLTHRIAYLLAERGVRPSEVLAITFTNKAAAEMKERIEALLGGRVASAMWVMTFHSACVRILRREAGRLGYPSGFTIYDAADSRRLMQLVCKELDLDPKRFPPKSFSSQVSNLKNELIDQDAFAEQAQSEQEKKLAEAYALYQQRLHEAGAMDFDDLIMVAVNLLQMFPDVAEYYRRRFRHVLVDEYQDTNHAQYELVRRLVGEDAPDAAVPASELCVVGDADQSIYAFRGATIRNILEFERDYPQARTVLLEQNYRSTQNILTAANAVIRRNPDRPAKNLWSEQRVGPAITGYVADNEHDEAAFVVQEIDRLTDEGVCTPGEVAVFYRTNAQSRVYEDVFIRTGLPYKIVGGVRFYERKEIRDILAYLRVLANPEDTVSLRRILNVPKRGIGDRAEETVELFAARERTSFARALRRAGEIDGMAKRSLNAVREFVALLEELEGIAAERSPSEVVEAVLQRTGYLSELAESKDLQDESRAENLEEFVEVAREFESNFTGSRYEEQPGGDEPGEPGDGAPADAAPPEPTLVDFLEQVALVADTDQIPDAGDSGGVVTLMTLHAAKGLEFPVVFLTGMEDGVFPHMRTLGEKAELEEERRLAYVGITRARERLHLTRAAVRSAWGSPSFNPPSRFLDEVPADLVEWRRSESSSAAQPRGRGASPAPPRTAKSDAPSLSPGEKVNHDQFGMGEVLLVDGTGDKTKARIDFGADIGEKDFLVKFAPIEKL; encoded by the coding sequence GTGTCGTCCTCCCAAGAGCAGCTCCTCGAAGGCCTGAACGCCCCGCAGCGCGAAGCCGTCACCCACGCCGGCGGTCCGCTGCTGATCGTCGCCGGTGCCGGCTCCGGCAAGACCCGGGTTCTCACGCACCGCATCGCCTACCTCCTCGCCGAGCGCGGTGTGCGCCCGAGCGAGGTCCTCGCGATCACCTTCACCAACAAGGCGGCCGCCGAGATGAAGGAGCGCATCGAGGCGCTGCTGGGCGGCCGGGTCGCGAGCGCCATGTGGGTGATGACGTTCCACTCCGCGTGCGTGCGCATCCTGCGCCGCGAGGCCGGACGGCTGGGCTACCCCAGCGGGTTCACCATCTACGACGCCGCCGACTCCCGGCGGCTGATGCAACTGGTGTGCAAGGAGCTGGATCTCGACCCCAAGCGCTTCCCGCCGAAATCCTTCTCGTCGCAGGTCTCCAACCTCAAGAACGAGCTGATCGACCAGGACGCCTTCGCCGAGCAGGCGCAGAGCGAGCAGGAGAAGAAGCTCGCCGAGGCCTATGCGCTGTACCAGCAGCGCCTGCACGAGGCCGGGGCGATGGACTTCGACGACCTGATCATGGTCGCGGTCAACCTCCTGCAGATGTTCCCCGACGTCGCCGAGTACTACCGGCGGCGGTTCCGCCACGTTCTGGTCGACGAGTACCAGGACACCAACCACGCGCAGTACGAGCTGGTGCGGCGACTGGTGGGCGAAGACGCCCCCGACGCCGCGGTGCCCGCCTCCGAGCTGTGCGTGGTGGGCGACGCCGACCAGTCGATCTACGCGTTCCGCGGCGCCACCATCCGCAACATCCTGGAGTTCGAGCGCGACTATCCGCAGGCCCGCACCGTCCTGCTGGAGCAGAACTACCGCTCGACGCAGAACATCCTCACTGCGGCCAACGCCGTGATCCGGCGCAACCCCGACCGCCCGGCCAAGAACCTGTGGTCCGAACAGCGGGTGGGACCCGCGATCACGGGCTATGTGGCCGACAACGAGCACGACGAAGCGGCGTTCGTCGTGCAGGAGATCGACAGGCTGACCGACGAGGGCGTGTGCACGCCCGGCGAGGTCGCGGTGTTCTACCGCACCAACGCCCAGTCCCGCGTCTACGAAGACGTGTTCATCCGTACCGGGCTGCCCTACAAGATCGTCGGCGGCGTGCGCTTCTACGAGCGCAAGGAGATCCGCGACATCCTGGCCTACCTGCGGGTGCTGGCGAACCCCGAGGACACCGTCAGCCTGCGGCGCATCCTCAACGTCCCCAAGCGGGGCATCGGCGATCGCGCGGAGGAGACCGTCGAGCTGTTCGCGGCGCGGGAGCGGACCTCGTTCGCGCGTGCGCTGCGGCGTGCAGGCGAGATCGACGGGATGGCCAAACGCTCGCTCAATGCCGTGCGGGAGTTCGTCGCGCTCTTGGAGGAGCTGGAGGGCATCGCCGCGGAGCGTTCGCCCTCGGAGGTGGTCGAGGCGGTGCTGCAGCGCACCGGATACCTCTCCGAGCTCGCCGAGTCCAAGGACCTGCAGGACGAGAGCCGGGCGGAGAACCTGGAGGAGTTCGTCGAGGTCGCCCGGGAGTTCGAGAGCAACTTCACCGGGTCGCGCTACGAGGAGCAGCCGGGCGGGGACGAGCCGGGGGAGCCCGGCGACGGGGCGCCCGCCGACGCGGCTCCGCCCGAGCCGACGCTCGTGGACTTCCTGGAGCAGGTGGCGCTGGTGGCCGACACCGACCAGATCCCCGACGCCGGCGACTCCGGCGGCGTCGTCACCCTGATGACGCTGCACGCGGCCAAGGGGTTGGAGTTCCCGGTCGTGTTCCTGACCGGTATGGAGGACGGAGTGTTCCCGCACATGCGCACACTCGGCGAAAAGGCCGAGCTGGAGGAGGAGCGCCGGCTGGCCTACGTGGGGATCACCCGGGCCCGGGAGCGGCTCCACCTGACGCGGGCGGCGGTGCGCAGCGCATGGGGTTCCCCCTCGTTCAACCCGCCTTCCCGGTTCCTCGACGAGGTGCCGGCGGATCTGGTCGAGTGGCGCCGCTCCGAATCGTCGTCGGCGGCACAGCCGCGGGGCCGGGGGGCCTCGCCGGCCCCGCCGCGCACGGCCAAGAGCGACGCTCCCTCGCTCAGTCCGGGGGAGAAGGTCAACCACGACCAGTTCGGTATGGGTGAGGTGCTGCTCGTCGACGGGACGGGGGACAAGACCAAAGCCCGCATCGACTTCGGTGCCGACATCGGTGAGAAGGACTTCCTGGTGAAGTTCGCTCCGATCGAGAAACTGTGA
- a CDS encoding methylated-DNA--[protein]-cysteine S-methyltransferase, which produces MPSPLGELLLISDGAALTGLYMNPHEQLPSDGQGGREWRREPAALRETAEQLAAYFAGELREFSLPLAPRGTEFQRTVWRALTTVPHGRTATYGGIARSIGRPNASRAVGMANNRNPISIVVPCHRVIGADGAMVGYGGGVSRKESLLGLEKGAALKA; this is translated from the coding sequence GTGCCCTCACCGCTGGGTGAGCTGCTGCTCATCAGCGACGGAGCGGCGCTCACAGGGCTCTACATGAACCCGCACGAACAACTGCCGTCCGACGGACAGGGCGGCCGCGAGTGGCGGCGCGAGCCGGCGGCGCTGCGCGAGACCGCCGAGCAGTTGGCGGCGTACTTCGCGGGTGAGCTGCGAGAGTTCAGCCTGCCGCTGGCGCCGCGGGGCACGGAGTTCCAACGCACCGTGTGGCGTGCGCTGACGACCGTCCCGCACGGGCGCACCGCCACCTACGGCGGGATCGCCCGTTCGATCGGGCGTCCCAACGCTTCGCGTGCCGTGGGCATGGCCAACAACCGCAACCCGATCTCCATCGTGGTCCCCTGCCACCGGGTGATCGGCGCCGACGGCGCCATGGTGGGCTACGGGGGCGGGGTCTCGCGGAAGGAGAGCCTGCTCGGCCTGGAGAAGGGGGCGGCCCTCAAGGCCTGA
- a CDS encoding AlkA N-terminal domain-containing protein — MDDDQRYLAVRSKDTRFDGVFYVGVTSTGIYCRPSCPALTPKQVNTRFFPSAAAAQRAGFRACKRCRPDASPGSPEWNVRADVVGRSMRLISDGAVDRDGVAGLADRVGYSERQLNRLLVAELGAGPLALARAQRAQTARVLIETTDLPMSDIAFAAGFSSIRQFNDTVRDVFARSPSGMRRFGTGRADPRNCGDPAGTGSAETAGPGTVTLRLPLRPPIDLDHLFGFLATRAVPGVEEAADGGFRRVLALPHGSGVVHISRGDTDDHVWCRLCLDLLKDLGTAVQRCRRLLDLDTDPHAVADALGAGGDPLAGIVARRPGLRAPGSADPAETAVRAVVGQQISVAAARTVTGRLVERFGTPLAFPLGGLTRTFPGPEVLAAASPEDLPMPTGRAAALIAVSAALAAGDIDLGPGADRDRAAARLRGLRGIGPWTSDYIRMRALGDPDVFLGSDLGVRTSLERLGLPGDARSAGKAAHERWRPWRSYATHHLWAASRDSPSAVPDGTPTTTAAPDATGRALDDEDENDERRPEHESGRIATAVGNGRAVGGGRRAGAVHRPRRRDTAV, encoded by the coding sequence ATGGACGACGACCAGCGTTACCTGGCGGTTCGCAGCAAGGACACGCGCTTCGACGGCGTGTTCTACGTCGGCGTGACCAGCACCGGCATCTACTGCCGGCCGAGCTGCCCCGCCCTCACGCCCAAACAGGTGAACACCCGGTTCTTCCCGTCCGCGGCGGCCGCCCAGCGGGCGGGGTTCCGCGCCTGCAAACGGTGCCGGCCCGACGCGTCGCCGGGGTCGCCGGAATGGAACGTACGCGCCGACGTCGTGGGCCGCTCCATGCGGCTGATCTCCGACGGCGCCGTCGACCGGGACGGCGTCGCCGGGCTGGCCGACCGGGTCGGCTACAGCGAACGCCAGCTCAACCGGCTGCTGGTCGCCGAATTGGGCGCCGGGCCGTTGGCACTGGCCCGTGCCCAGCGCGCCCAGACCGCTCGGGTGCTCATCGAGACGACCGACCTGCCGATGAGCGACATCGCATTCGCCGCGGGGTTCTCCAGCATCCGGCAGTTCAACGACACCGTGCGCGACGTGTTCGCCCGGTCCCCGTCCGGGATGCGCCGGTTCGGTACCGGCCGCGCGGATCCCCGCAACTGCGGCGACCCGGCCGGCACGGGATCGGCGGAGACCGCCGGGCCCGGAACCGTCACGCTGCGCCTGCCGCTGCGTCCCCCGATCGACCTCGACCACCTGTTCGGCTTCCTCGCCACGCGTGCCGTTCCCGGTGTGGAAGAGGCCGCCGACGGCGGCTTCCGGCGGGTACTCGCACTGCCGCACGGCAGCGGGGTCGTCCACATCTCCCGCGGCGACACCGACGACCACGTCTGGTGCCGGCTCTGCCTGGACCTGCTGAAAGACCTGGGAACGGCAGTGCAGCGGTGCAGGAGACTACTCGATCTGGACACCGACCCGCACGCGGTCGCCGACGCGCTCGGCGCCGGCGGCGACCCGCTTGCCGGGATCGTCGCGCGGCGGCCGGGACTGCGGGCCCCGGGCAGCGCCGACCCCGCGGAGACGGCCGTCCGCGCCGTCGTCGGCCAGCAGATTTCGGTCGCTGCGGCCCGCACGGTGACCGGTCGGCTCGTCGAGCGCTTCGGCACACCGCTGGCGTTCCCGCTGGGCGGCCTCACCCGTACGTTCCCCGGCCCGGAGGTCCTGGCCGCCGCCTCCCCCGAGGATCTGCCGATGCCGACCGGGCGCGCGGCGGCGCTCATCGCCGTAAGCGCAGCGCTGGCGGCCGGCGACATCGATCTGGGCCCCGGCGCCGACCGCGACAGGGCCGCCGCGCGGCTGCGCGGGCTGCGGGGCATCGGTCCGTGGACGTCGGACTACATCCGCATGCGCGCGCTCGGCGACCCGGACGTGTTCCTGGGATCGGACCTGGGGGTGCGCACGTCGCTGGAGCGCCTCGGCCTGCCCGGCGACGCGCGTTCGGCCGGAAAGGCCGCACACGAACGGTGGCGGCCGTGGCGCTCCTATGCCACACACCACCTGTGGGCCGCCTCCCGGGACTCGCCTTCGGCGGTTCCCGACGGCACGCCCACGACCACCGCCGCCCCGGACGCCACGGGGCGGGCACTCGACGACGAGGACGAAAACGATGAACGCCGACCGGAACACGAGTCAGGACGCATTGCCACTGCGGTTGGAAACGGACGAGCCGTCGGCGGTGGGCGCCGCGCCGGCGCGGTTCACCGTCCCAGGCGACGGGACACGGCTGTATGA
- a CDS encoding cobalamin B12-binding domain-containing protein, translating into MGGSSAVRVVVAKPGLDGHDRGVKVVVRALRDAGVEVVYTGLRQTPEMIVDAALEEDADAIGLSVLSGAHMTIFSRVVELLAENDARDITVFGGGIVPEAEIPELEAMGVAKVFTPGTPTTEISDWVRHNVRPLHATGAGG; encoded by the coding sequence ATGGGCGGATCATCGGCGGTGCGGGTCGTCGTCGCCAAACCCGGACTGGACGGCCACGACCGCGGAGTGAAGGTGGTGGTCCGGGCGCTGCGGGACGCCGGTGTCGAAGTCGTCTACACCGGCCTGCGGCAGACTCCGGAGATGATCGTCGACGCCGCGCTGGAGGAGGACGCCGACGCGATCGGGCTGTCGGTGCTCTCCGGCGCCCACATGACGATCTTCAGCCGGGTGGTGGAACTGCTGGCCGAGAACGACGCTCGCGACATCACCGTGTTCGGCGGCGGCATCGTCCCCGAGGCCGAGATCCCGGAACTGGAGGCGATGGGCGTGGCCAAGGTCTTCACGCCCGGCACCCCCACCACCGAGATCAGCGACTGGGTCCGGCACAACGTCCGGCCGCTGCACGCGACCGGCGCCGGGGGCTGA
- a CDS encoding TSUP family transporter: protein MDAGPEVVALLLAAALAAGWIDAVVGGGGLVMLPAMLVAFPNAAVAPLLGTNKLSAIMGTASAAVTYFRRIRPDPRIVWTTAGLALLGAGGGAALAGSVSSDALRPTVMVALAVVLVLVVARPAMGAAADPALLTRRRIAVAVLLAGGGVGFYDGLIGPGTGTFLIMVLTAVVGLDFVHASATAKVVNTATNLGAIAVFAWNGDVLWLLGSGLAVCNVIGAQIGARMALSRGSGFVRAVLVVVVVLLLARLGWEQLS, encoded by the coding sequence GTGGACGCCGGGCCCGAGGTCGTCGCTCTGCTCCTGGCGGCGGCACTGGCCGCGGGCTGGATCGACGCCGTCGTCGGCGGCGGCGGTCTGGTGATGCTGCCCGCGATGCTCGTGGCGTTCCCGAACGCCGCGGTGGCGCCCCTGCTCGGCACCAACAAACTCTCCGCCATCATGGGCACCGCCTCGGCCGCCGTCACCTACTTCCGCCGGATCCGCCCCGATCCCCGGATCGTGTGGACGACCGCGGGGCTGGCGCTGCTGGGAGCCGGCGGCGGTGCCGCGCTGGCCGGATCGGTCTCCTCCGACGCGCTGCGCCCGACGGTCATGGTGGCCCTCGCGGTGGTGCTGGTCCTGGTCGTGGCACGCCCCGCGATGGGTGCGGCGGCCGATCCCGCACTGCTGACCCGCCGGCGCATCGCCGTGGCGGTGCTGCTGGCCGGAGGCGGCGTCGGCTTCTACGACGGCCTGATCGGACCGGGCACCGGGACGTTCCTGATCATGGTGCTGACCGCGGTCGTCGGGCTGGACTTCGTGCACGCCTCGGCCACGGCGAAGGTGGTCAACACCGCGACCAACCTGGGCGCGATCGCGGTGTTCGCCTGGAACGGCGACGTGTTGTGGCTGCTGGGCTCGGGCCTGGCCGTGTGCAACGTCATCGGCGCACAGATCGGCGCCCGCATGGCGCTGAGCCGCGGCTCGGGATTCGTGCGGGCCGTACTGGTCGTCGTCGTGGTGCTGCTGCTGGCGCGGCTGGGCTGGGAACAGCTTTCCTGA
- the sucC gene encoding ADP-forming succinate--CoA ligase subunit beta, whose translation MDLFEYQAKQLFAEYGVPVPQGKVASTAAEARAIADEFAAAGKSRVVVKAQVKAGGRGKAGGVKVADDAADAQAKAEQILGMDIKGHTVHRVLIEEASDIAEEYYFSFLLDRANRTFLSICSAEGGVEIEEVAETNPDAVAQVPIDAIKGAPAEVAAEIVSRGKLPEAAAQGAAEAISKLWDVFVGRDATLVEVNPMILTGDGRVVALDGKVTLDENAGFRQDLESLAFAAEGDPLEVKAKEKGLNYVKLDGRVGIIGNGAGLVMSTLDVVSYAGEAHGGVQPANFLDIGGGASAEVMADGLEIILGDADVRSVFVNVFGGITACDAVANGIVQALEMLAARGDDVSKPLVVRLDGNNAELGREILTRAGHPAVVQAPTMDGAAAQAAELAAK comes from the coding sequence GTGGACCTGTTCGAATACCAGGCGAAGCAACTCTTCGCGGAATACGGGGTCCCCGTACCCCAGGGAAAGGTGGCGAGCACGGCCGCAGAGGCGCGTGCGATCGCCGATGAGTTCGCGGCGGCGGGCAAGTCCCGTGTCGTCGTCAAAGCGCAGGTGAAGGCCGGCGGTCGCGGCAAGGCCGGCGGCGTGAAGGTCGCCGACGACGCCGCCGACGCGCAGGCCAAGGCCGAGCAGATCCTCGGGATGGACATCAAGGGGCACACCGTGCACCGCGTCCTGATCGAGGAAGCGAGCGACATCGCGGAGGAGTACTACTTCTCCTTCCTGCTGGACCGCGCCAACCGGACCTTCCTGTCGATCTGCTCCGCCGAAGGCGGCGTCGAGATCGAGGAGGTCGCCGAAACCAACCCCGACGCCGTCGCCCAGGTGCCGATCGACGCCATCAAGGGCGCGCCCGCCGAGGTCGCCGCCGAGATCGTCAGCAGGGGCAAGCTGCCCGAGGCGGCCGCACAGGGCGCCGCCGAGGCCATCTCCAAGCTGTGGGACGTGTTCGTCGGCCGCGACGCCACTCTGGTCGAGGTCAACCCCATGATCCTCACCGGAGACGGACGCGTCGTCGCACTCGACGGCAAGGTCACGCTGGACGAGAACGCCGGCTTCCGCCAGGACCTGGAGAGCCTCGCCTTCGCAGCCGAAGGCGATCCCCTCGAGGTCAAGGCCAAGGAGAAGGGGTTGAATTACGTCAAGCTGGACGGTCGGGTCGGCATCATCGGCAACGGTGCCGGGCTGGTCATGTCCACGCTGGACGTCGTGTCCTATGCCGGGGAGGCCCACGGCGGGGTGCAGCCGGCGAATTTCCTGGACATCGGCGGCGGCGCGTCGGCCGAGGTGATGGCCGACGGGCTGGAGATCATCCTGGGCGATGCGGACGTGCGGAGCGTGTTCGTCAACGTCTTCGGCGGGATCACGGCCTGTGACGCGGTGGCCAACGGCATCGTGCAGGCGCTGGAGATGCTGGCGGCGCGCGGCGACGACGTGTCCAAGCCGCTGGTGGTGCGCCTGGACGGCAACAACGCCGAGCTGGGCCGCGAGATCCTGACCCGGGCCGGGCACCCCGCGGTGGTGCAGGCCCCGACCATGGACGGCGCTGCGGCCCAGGCCGCGGAGCTGGCCGCGAAGTAG
- the sucD gene encoding succinate--CoA ligase subunit alpha, with product MAVFLTKDSKVLVQGMTGSEGTKHTRRMLASGTRVVGGVNPRKAGSAVDIDGSAVPVFASVAEGMAATGADVTVVFVPPKFARAAVVEAVDAGIGLAVVITEGIPVHDTAAFWSHARSAGNRTRIVGPNCPGLISPGASNAGIIPADITRPGRIGLVSKSGTLTYQMMYELRDIGFSTAVGIGGDPVIGTTHIDALAAFEADPETDAIVMIGEIGGDAEERAAEYVREHVSTPVVGYVAGFTAPEGKTMGHAGAIVSGSEGTAQAKKEALEASGVKVGKTPSETARLARELF from the coding sequence ATGGCTGTTTTCCTGACCAAGGACAGCAAGGTGCTGGTCCAGGGCATGACGGGCTCGGAGGGCACCAAGCACACGCGGCGGATGCTGGCGTCGGGTACGCGTGTCGTGGGCGGGGTGAATCCGCGCAAGGCCGGTTCGGCGGTGGATATCGACGGCAGTGCGGTGCCGGTGTTCGCGTCGGTGGCCGAGGGGATGGCGGCGACCGGGGCGGATGTGACGGTGGTGTTCGTGCCGCCGAAGTTCGCTCGGGCGGCGGTGGTCGAGGCGGTCGATGCGGGGATCGGTCTGGCGGTGGTGATCACCGAGGGGATTCCGGTGCACGATACGGCGGCGTTCTGGTCGCATGCGCGGTCGGCGGGGAACCGGACGCGGATCGTGGGGCCGAACTGCCCGGGGTTGATTTCGCCGGGGGCGTCCAATGCGGGGATCATTCCGGCCGATATCACGCGGCCGGGGCGGATCGGTCTGGTGTCGAAGTCGGGCACGCTGACGTATCAGATGATGTATGAGCTGCGGGATATCGGGTTCTCCACGGCGGTGGGGATCGGTGGGGATCCGGTGATCGGGACGACGCATATCGACGCGCTGGCGGCGTTCGAGGCGGATCCGGAGACCGACGCGATCGTGATGATCGGTGAGATCGGCGGGGATGCCGAGGAGCGGGCGGCGGAGTACGTGCGTGAGCACGTGTCCACGCCCGTGGTGGGGTATGTGGCCGGGTTCACCGCGCCCGAGGGCAAGACGATGGGCCATGCGGGGGCGATCGTGTCGGGGTCGGAGGGTACGGCTCAGGCGAAGAAGGAGGCGTTGGAGGCGTCGGGCGTCAAGGTCGGCAAGACGCCCAGCGAAACCGCGCGCCTCGCCCGCGAGCTGTTCTGA